AGCGAAAGATGGCAGTATAACGCACGCAAACTGATAGCACACCAGAAGAAGAACGCATTTAACTCGTATCCCCGCCTCCTTCCGTCACGTGGTCTTTAGTTGTCTTGGAAACGCATTGATATCAGGTGCAGCTCGGCCAATCAGAGCTTACTGATTTTCGAACGCAGCGAATCAGCTTCGAAAGAGCAACAATTTAAACCCCAGGGCAGGAACAGCATTATATCGTGCTTGCTTTAGCAGAATCAAACAGTTTGTTCATCGATTCACAGCAACAAGGTTACAAAATGGCTCTCCGTGTTACCAGGGTAAGTTTTCGTTACTCTATTTCCTCGTAATGCTTAAACAGTATTGGGAATGTTGAGTTTCTTAAGAGTTTCTGATAATTCGACGTATTGAATTTTCTATAGTGTATATAACATTAACGTTGCATGGCAGATTCTTTGATACCACTCCTATGGTTCGAGTGCATACGTAACGTTAGTGCATAATTTGGTGTCTTCTGTTTATAATTTGGTGTCTTCTGTTTTCCACTTTCCCATTTGAACTATTTCGTATAACGTTACATGTGTTTGGATgggtttttatttaactttatatGAACTAAACACTCTCTCTTGCGTTTTTAAACTTATGTCTGCTCGTAATATTATGCGTTTGAGCAGAATACCCGGCTAGCCAACAGCGAGAATCAGACCGCTCTGCCTGGGAAAGCAGTTGTAGCGAACAAGCCCGGACTGAGACCAAGGGCCGCGCTGGGGGAGATCGGCAACAACCCGCAGACCCGACAGGCTTTGAGGAAGAAGGTAACGCGCGATCATTTCTGTTCTTATAATATGAGAGTGTGTATGGCATTGactgactttattttgttatcCAGGATGTGAAGGCTGCACCCGTTCCCGAGGTCGTGGCCGAGAAGTTGCCTACAGCTCAGCCTCTTAAAAAGGAGTCTCCTACTAAAGTCAAGAAGAATGACGTTCAGGTGAGTCTGATGGGTAAAGCCTTGAAGCGGTAGTTCGTTAGTTTAACTTGCTTGCATACAGCTGAAATGTTAACTCGTAGTTTACTTGCCCTCATTCCATCACTTATGTATGACTTCCTGTCTCTTTCAATGCTCTTATTGTTGTGTGGATCAACATGCCAatgttctttttttttaagggttGGTTCACCCTAAAATTGTAATTTATgcatgttacaaacctgtataaaacgatgaatgtttgtaaccaaaccgttcataaGCCCTGTTCACTTCCTttgttttttcctactatgaaagcgAATAGGgttcatgatcggtttggttgcaaacattcctcaaaatatcttttgtgtttatcaaaacaaagtaatgtatacaggtttttaGCAACGTGATTgacaaaatgacaatttttgttTGTGTGAACCCTCCCTTTAAAGTAATGTCTATTGGGTTTAATGTGTCTTCTAGCATTTAGTTTTGATTGCAAGCGATTATTGTAAGTGATGCAAAGACTGGGAATACAACAATTTTAAGAGCCACCTGTAGGTGCAATACCCAATCTCACTTTAGTGTTTTACTTGCAGATTTTGTCTGAGCCCTCCTCTCCGGTTCCCATGGAGACCTCTGGCTGTGCTTCAGATGATCTGTGTCAGGCTTTCTCTGACGTTCTGCTTGACATTAAGGATGTGGATGCAGATGATTACGACAATCCCATGCTGTGTAGTGAATACGTAAAAGATATCTACTTGTATCTCCGCCAGCTTGAGGTTTGCAACAAATGCTGTGTTCAGTGCTTTATTGCTGGGCTGTGTCGAGCTGTGTTTAACTATGCTCTTTCTTGCAGACCGAACAATCTGTTAGGCCAAAATATCTAGAAGGAAGAGAGGTTACAGGAAATATGCGTGCCATTCTTATTGACTGGCTCGTCCAGGTCCAGATTAAGTTCAGGCTGCTGCAAGAGACCATGTACATGACTGTTGCCATCATTGATCGCTTCCTGCAGGTAAGCTTTTGCGGAATtgtgtaaagctgctttgttttGATAATGCCTTTTTTGCTAATGTAACCTTTGTCCTTATCAACCAGGATAATCCAGTTCCAAAGAAGCAATTGCAGCTTGTTGGCGTAACGGCCATGTTCATTGCCTCAAAGTATGAGGAGATGTACCCACCAGAGATTGCAGACTTCGCCTTCGTGACTGACCGTGCCTACACCACTGCTCAGATACGAGAGATGGAGATGAAGATCTTGAAGGTTCTCGACTTTGGCTTTGGAAGACCTCTACCTCTGCAGTTCCTCAGGAGGGCTTCAAAGATTGGAGATGTAAGACTGAATTGTGTCTTAAGGCTTCATTTGAACTGTCTCAACTGGTTTTAATTCTATCCCTTTTATTTTCCAGGTTACTGCAGAGCATCACACATTGGCAAAGTACTTTCTGGAGCTCACCATGGTTGACTACGACATGATTCACTTTCCTCCCTCCCAAGTGGCTAGCGCAGCTTATGCCCTCACTCTGAAGGTCTTCAAGTGTGGAGAATGGGTGAGTGCCTTAGTTGTCTTGGATGTGTTTACATTAGTTTTGTCTAACCTTTTATTTCTGTGACTGTTGCAGACCCCTACGCTTCAGCATTATATGGGCTACAGTGAAGATCAGCTGGTTCCTGTGATGCAGCATATTGCCAAGAATGTTGTAAGGGTCAATGAGGGGCTTTCAAAACATCTGGTGAGTGGTTTTGGTCCAATTTATCCGGCCAATTTGGTGCTTTTTAAGCGCCGTGGTTAGAATTTTGCACTTGACATGGCCTACTGAAGTGTTTCTGATTTTCCAGGCTGTGAAGAACAAGTACTCCAGTCAGAAGCAGATGAGAATTGCCTCCATTTCTCAGCTTAAATCTCCCCTGATCAAAGAGCTGGCCAAGCAAATCTCATAGTGTGGGGGTTATTTTGAAGAGACTTAAGCACTATGTGCTACCTTGTAAAAATTGTAACTTATGCATGCTTTTACTATTGCGAGTTTTAATGTTTAAAGCGTTTTACAGATTCTTCTGCACTGCCATGATCTGCGCATAGGTTGTCTTTAATGTGTTCCAAGTGTTTATTAAACCTTGGCTTGTACATTGTACATTTTActttcaaataaacattttaaggtTTAAGTTTGtctcaattttcattttttactgCAAAAAATGCTTATGCCGCCATGCCAAACAGTTTCTTCTCTCCAATCCCAACAATGGACAAGTGAAATTACTTTTAATGACAACTCTCCTGTCACGATCTTGAGACTCCAGACTATGTGTTTGTCTTGTGACATTGCATCTTTTGTTAGAAATTTTGTTTCCTGTTAAGTAGATTTCTACTTGAGTCGTTTGTTTTGAGTCACATGAATTAAATCCTGATGTAATAAACAATTTCTGTTTTGAGAGTTAAGTCAACAATACAAGATGCAGAataggacattcacaaattttACTTTGAAGAAAATCATCCCAAATGTTCATCTTGTCAGAATTCATTGTCCATTAAACATCTAGATTGTATTACGTCTGCCCCTGTGAGAACTTTTTTTACTTTGATACTTTTGAAAAGGTTTTAATCAAGTGAGTCCAAACATGGTTCTTAGATTTTAGAGGAAATAAACTAAACCTTTTTGTCTTATGCTTTTCTTGCAATCAATATAACCTTAGAAGCTAGTACAGCATTAAAGAGTCACGTAAATTTTAGTATTTTTACCCATTGATCATAAATCTGTATGCCATGGATTCAGAATTACTTTGTATACAGCACAAAGTTTTATGTAATGTTTGTATTTCCTGTTGTAATGGCTATGGGTTTTGAAGACATGCATGAGGCTACACTTTCTGTATGGTGCATGTATTGATAGCATGGCTCCAGTAAAGGTTGGGATCATTCAGTGTTATGGTGATCAATATGGCCTCATGTTGTACTCTGGTCAGTCAGATCTCATCGCAACCTCTTTTTTTTCATAAAGTGTTTTAATGGTTTAGAAATTGATCTCTAAAAATAGTAAATACTAGAGATGCAGATATATTCAGTAATTGGTATAGGTTGATAAAAGCCATTTTACACATCATTGGCTATTGGCCCATAGTTTAAAAACAGGctgatatatcctgtcaatcaaaagggaacaggaaaatgcaatgcattAAAGCACTGTGTATACAAAATGTGAAGAAACCACTAGTTTAATTTTAATGGCCATTTGAATGATATTAAGAAAATGTAATCTTTAGCATTGAGTTAATGTAACTACCAAACTATCTGTATCGGCAGATATCTGTATAATTGATATTGGTGGGAAAATTGGATCTAAATACCTCACTGCTCTCAGGCACCTTTCTCAGGGTCCCTAAAATGGCAGTTGTTAAGCCTTTCTAAAGCGCAACCTGTACAAAACCACACTTGGTAACTACAGACCAGTTTCAAATATTCAAAGTCATACCTAAAAGGGAGGGGTTACTATGTAAACATAGCTACCTACCATAAGGCTGAATGCACATCCGTGAGATGTGGCGGCCCACCGGGCTCAATTCTTGCACCACTTCTGTGCTCCCACAGGGCCACATAATAAAAAGGAGCAAATTGCACAGGTAGTGTAGAAGCATTGTATTTGGAAACGAAGATGAAACTCTCAAGGTTAACACATACCTTCGATATAGGGGTCTAAACTAAagacaaaataaatgtaaaaaatcttgGTGTAATTACAATTACAGTCTAATCTTAATTTCTTGTGAAAGCGATAATATAATCATTTTTCTGTCCTCTTATTACCAGAATTAGATATTTTGTCACAAAAAGGAtttagagaaacttgttcatgctttcattCATTACCAGCAATGTGGATTATTGCAAATGACGACTCATTTGGATTTCCAAAAAGATCATTAGACATGTGCAGCTCAACGAACACTGCTTccagaattctgaccagaaccaaaaaaatctgagcacatcACTCCAGTCCTCCTCAGGTCCTTCCAGTTACATTTAAAATAGATCCTGAAGTATTATTATCAgtttataaatcactcagtGGCTTAGGACCTAAATTATACATGCTTATTGAATATAAACCTAACAGATTGCTCAGAACATATAGGATCAAGTCAGTTAGAGATACCAAGGGTTTACTcaaatcaaaaacaaatgtgtttaacactgtaccGAATAAGCACTGTGCTATGAAACCATTTTTTCCCTTATTATTGCTATTTCAAAAACGTATCTCATATGCTTAACAGATTATGACTGTGAAAATCATTAAATGCAAAATGGTTGAACCAATGAACCAATTCCTAGATGACTTATGGGTAAGAGGTTAACCTTAAGAAAAACTTGGCCAAAGTGGCTAGGAAACCTGTATCATATAATCCTAAAACTTGATTTTCCAAGTGCAAAAAAAAGGTAAGCAAAAGAtgtagagggtatgcacgtgacgtcaccttcggtgatagtgactgcggttacgcccactgagtggcaaaagacagagcggcagcatttgagtacagtgcgaaatcagcaaaaacacggtgaaaacgcgtctaaatgggaaacagctgttggatgatagactgtactaacagattaacaagaattcggagctatcgttttacacaGACTGCCAAAAACATCGGAAGGAGAATTAATACATCGTTCATGCCTATGTCCacacaccacaggtgggttgataagttgctagggtcactatcaagcaaaggttttactttctacttaaaagtattgtttcaagtaattgtatattattcgtgtttttctttggaaaacatacattcaaaGAACAAagaataaattttaatatgcactattaaagaatacacagtatgattctatgctttagatgaagtaatttttttctcaatacaaacaccctaataaagcacacatgcttggaaaatgtaactaatgtaactaagtattgtccacttCAAGTCCAActaattcaatttaagctgataatagtcagttttactggcgttTTCGCAGCAGTCGCTATGAAAActagccattttgttgaacgtttgccactcattAAGGCGAGTACGGCGTGGTCACGTGAAAAAGTGACGTCAAGGCATACCCTCTTTTCCATTGTAAATTTTAATACTGTATTCTAGCCGGTAGATGGCACACTTTCACTTTGAGATGTGAGAACGAGAGCTTTCCCAAGTAAACAAAGGGCTTTATTACATATTTCATAATGTTAATACGTTTATATTAATGTTTCGTAATGTAGATTATATACTTGTTTCATTTAGTCTATTTTCCCCATTTCTTATTGTTGAGTAGCGTAATAAATTTAGCTTGACCTGAGACAACGTTTGCAACTAatatcatttatatttcctaatgttctgttttttgttttcattttgtctCTACTGTCTGTAATAATATGTATTTACTTTAAAGCTGCTTTTCACAATGCAAAATACTGAAAAGcagtataaaaataaattgaattgaCCCCTCCCACTTTAAAAGGGCAATATGAGTGATGAGTAGGCTAGCCTACCTACAGTAGTCTATTGCGTCAGCATCAATGGACAGTCCTCAAGGACAAATCTCTTTACATATCAAATCATTTTTGATGACAGCATAAGAGACTAGAGTATGTTATAGAGCTGTTCTATAAACGTCCTGTATACTTTGATCAAAGAACCTCACACATAGACAGTAACTGAATATTGCTTCATACGGTGGGAGGCGTCTTAATGCCTACATTAGCAACTGcgtaaccatttttttttattaaagggcATTATTCATTATTTGTGCACCAAACAAATCAAATATCAAAGTAGAATTTGTTTTACAATTGCACAGGAAAAAATACTGTTTATTTAACACACATTGACAACAAGCCTATTATTACACTGTGTGTATGCAGTATTATCTAagttgtcaaaataaaagtatatgCTACtctatatatacatacacacaaaatatCAAATCATTGTTTTTAAccacacatactgtaaattaTCTAGtatatttaaattacatttagagatttatattaaaataagtattatatatatatatatatatatatatatatatatatatatatatatatatatatatatatatatatatatatatatatatatatatatatatatatatatacataatcaTGGGAACCCaatttattttcacttaaaatgtTCAAATTGTGTGATTTTACAAATATTTGAAAATTAAGACggtatttattatattttatataagataataatatatttcattgcatattttaaaaagactTCCCAAAAATATTTCACTATAAAACCGTTTTGAACTAGACATTTATAACTGCTGCAAGAACAAGTGTTTAGGCAGTtagatattttaatgtaaatcaCATATGTGACAAGTATGCCTGGTCTCTCTATGTGATACACACAGCACTGCTGTTCCCCAATTGACTATGAATGCTTCCTTGTTTTAAAGGATAAAGCTTATCTCCTCCTCTCCACCCGTAGTGGTTGTGCTCCTGAGGGACAGATGATAATGAGTCTTAGTTTTTCTGGCAGGCTGAATCGGTAAATGCAGGTCCAGGCTGAGAACTCATGCTCGTAGGCTGAGGTCATGACTGGGCAGTGAGATCAGTTTACAAGACAGATTCCTCATTAAACTAAGAGCCATGGAGCTACGGTTCAACAATTCTTTAGCTATAGCACTGATGGTTCAAGGTATGCCATTGATCGAACGCACAGTTAAGCATAAAAAAACGTGTAAACAGAAAATTCACATCTCGGGCTgttacaatatatttatttgtatgtaacAGTGATAGTTGACTGTGAATTGGTTGACTTTACTGTATAGTATTCCAGCATATTCCTGATCATTCCTAATAAATGATAGACTGAGAGGTTTTACAGGGTCTTATAATCATAAGCCTGAAATCTGATTGCTTCATTGTTCCAGGCCCAAAAGGCGTGTTGATTCAAAAATATGTCAATATTAACAATATATTACTTTACAATTTGTAATCAGCTGGTTATTTATCCAATCCATGATGCCACTTTGGGTGACCCTCTAAAAAGTGGTAACCTGTATAAATTCATCTGTTGTGACTACAACAGTAAGCCAAATCCAAAGGATGTGCCCTGCTAATACAGACCATCGCATTTTGAATTCCAGATATAAATAGATAACTCTAGACTCCAGACGAGATTGATCACATATCTGCACGTCTCATCTCTGAATCTCTTAACAGGAACCCATTTGAATGAGGTGCTGACACAACTGTGTGGAGTGGACTGAGAGACACTAATAAGAGCACAGCTGGCAGCGGGACCGCAGTTTCTCTCGATGCCTGGAACCCCATGCATAAATAAACACAGAGGCATTCATTTTCAGAATTTATAGATTTTCAAATAAAAGCCCAATATGCTTCCCGAACTTTACAGACTTCTGCTGTTCTATGGCATATGAAGGGAAGAAAGTGTTCTTTTGTGCGTTCACCTCAGCATTCGCTTTTAGGTGTGAACAGGAATCGGGCCTGTGGTGGCGGtccaattacagtttttctcagggGCTGATGACTGTGGATGAATTTACATTTTCACCTTTTCTCTGTAAACAAATTACACACAttgtgattttaaaaaaaatcatgttttacagtacaaataaaaaaatagtttcaCTGTACACCATAAGAAATGTCCGTTTTTTCTGTAACTGTAACAGATTTTCAGCAACAGATTGTGACATAAAGGTCAAGAATTTTGCATGATATGCCTTGTACAATAAactaatttttaaatgttttgaggtAAGACTATTCAACTGAAaaccagtataatgtattttgatgaaaatgacataaatgtataaaaaagcaGACAATTGTATCAACTGCATGATTGTAAGCATTTGCAATGTGTCCAAACAATGAGAAAttgcttttatgttgtgcacaactgacTTGATGATCTGGAGGTTGAacaaagtgttttgaaaaattAATTTTTGATCTGAGAAATGCGCCAAAGCAACTAAACCTGAATAAACATGAAtcttgttcatgaacaatgacACAGGCCATTTTGAAGGGACTGACATATTGCAGacgtaaaaatttacttttgagGGATGAAGGACATCCGTGTTATTGTGCAGTTTGTAGGAATTGTTTTTGAGAAACAAACTTATTATTAGCAATTTGTAAGAATGATTTGAGAAATGCTGCAAAGCGACAGAAAAATACTGCAATTTACTGAAAAAAGTATTATCCTTTCCCAGCTCTGTTGTGTAAACATTGTGGCCTTGTTGCATATTGAAAAGATTAGTCTGTGTATAGGAAAAGATTTTTTCCCATAGCAGACAAGAAACAACCACGTGGcaacataatgaaaaaatatattttaacattataaCAAAAACTTCCATATGAATAAAACGAACATGCAACTATTTATTTTGTGCCTAATGCATAACTAAATATtggaaaaaaatgttaaatgtttcaTAAAGACACATTTTTAGATAATGTCATATCTTTTtggatgtgtgtgtgcatgtgtgtgtgtgtgtgtgtgcgtgtgcgtgtgcgtgtgcgtg
The sequence above is drawn from the Misgurnus anguillicaudatus chromosome 22, ASM2758022v2, whole genome shotgun sequence genome and encodes:
- the ccnb1 gene encoding G2/mitotic-specific cyclin-B1; this encodes MALRVTRNTRLANSENQTALPGKAVVANKPGLRPRAALGEIGNNPQTRQALRKKDVKAAPVPEVVAEKLPTAQPLKKESPTKVKKNDVQILSEPSSPVPMETSGCASDDLCQAFSDVLLDIKDVDADDYDNPMLCSEYVKDIYLYLRQLETEQSVRPKYLEGREVTGNMRAILIDWLVQVQIKFRLLQETMYMTVAIIDRFLQDNPVPKKQLQLVGVTAMFIASKYEEMYPPEIADFAFVTDRAYTTAQIREMEMKILKVLDFGFGRPLPLQFLRRASKIGDVTAEHHTLAKYFLELTMVDYDMIHFPPSQVASAAYALTLKVFKCGEWTPTLQHYMGYSEDQLVPVMQHIAKNVVRVNEGLSKHLAVKNKYSSQKQMRIASISQLKSPLIKELAKQIS